The following coding sequences lie in one Alicyclobacillus curvatus genomic window:
- a CDS encoding response regulator translates to MHRVMIVHESWLMREILKSELVKCHCHVVYCASTCLDARIAYRLHKPDIVFVDTTQNANRGQQTIQNILDLDNTAAVIALVHPDGDTAALHALVSGARGFLTISSPADVIQQELNRIAEVNPQSQIIAKTMDMPIAVRIRSVLRMLSGWRTWSRRGVTESL, encoded by the coding sequence GTGCACAGAGTAATGATAGTTCATGAATCGTGGCTCATGCGGGAGATTTTGAAATCGGAACTTGTTAAGTGCCATTGCCACGTCGTGTACTGCGCAAGCACCTGTCTCGACGCGCGCATCGCTTATCGCCTGCACAAACCAGACATCGTCTTTGTAGATACCACGCAGAATGCGAATCGAGGACAACAAACGATTCAAAATATCTTGGACCTAGACAACACCGCTGCAGTGATTGCGCTCGTGCATCCAGACGGAGACACTGCTGCGTTACATGCCCTCGTATCCGGTGCACGCGGATTTCTGACCATCTCTTCACCTGCAGACGTGATTCAGCAGGAACTCAACCGGATTGCGGAAGTTAACCCACAGTCGCAAATCATCGCCAAAACGATGGATATGCCAATAGCCGTTCGCATTCGTTCTGTTCTTCGCATGTTGTCAGGGTGGAGAACTTGGTCACGAAGAGGTGTCACCGAATCTCTGTAA
- a CDS encoding chorismate mutase: MDSIREALDEYRTQIDYVDEQLLAYLAKRFELSQSIGLIKREANVGIVQSDRAQAVEERYIQLGTRHGLQRHFVTELFSLIHEESCRIQSSGE; the protein is encoded by the coding sequence TTGGATAGTATCCGGGAAGCGCTTGATGAGTACCGCACACAAATTGACTACGTTGATGAACAACTCCTTGCGTACCTCGCCAAGAGGTTTGAGCTTTCGCAAAGCATTGGCCTTATCAAGCGTGAAGCAAACGTGGGTATTGTCCAATCAGACCGAGCTCAAGCGGTAGAGGAGCGCTACATCCAGTTAGGAACGAGACACGGTTTGCAACGTCACTTCGTTACCGAACTGTTCTCACTCATTCACGAGGAATCTTGTCGCATCCAAAGTAGCGGGGAGTAG
- the aroF gene encoding 3-deoxy-7-phosphoheptulonate synthase, producing the protein MITTTSTTTTNDLKAKSVPYKLASRLNRSEPTVVEVGSHKIGDGSITVMAGPCSVEGRDEIIEIAKELKAAGAHLLRGGAFKPRSSPYSFQGLGELGLKFLAEAREVTGLPIVSEVMDIENLPMACEYIDVIQIGARNMQNYPLLKAVGRLTKPVLLKRGLSATIEEWLMSAEYILSEGNPNVILCERGIRTFETATRNTLDLNAVPVIKHLSHLPIVVDPSHGTGVARYVSTMSMAAIAAGADGLILEAHQCPESALSDGQQSITPLEFSRLMEKIEVFAVALQKEGVTIG; encoded by the coding sequence TTGATAACGACAACGTCAACGACGACAACGAATGATTTAAAGGCCAAGTCTGTGCCGTACAAACTCGCAAGTAGATTAAATCGCTCCGAGCCTACTGTGGTTGAAGTGGGATCTCACAAAATTGGCGATGGTTCTATCACGGTCATGGCGGGGCCATGTTCAGTTGAAGGACGTGATGAGATTATCGAAATTGCGAAGGAACTCAAGGCAGCTGGTGCACACCTGCTGCGTGGAGGGGCCTTCAAGCCTCGTAGTTCCCCGTATTCTTTTCAGGGGCTTGGGGAACTCGGGCTCAAGTTTCTCGCAGAAGCCAGGGAAGTGACAGGTTTGCCGATTGTTTCAGAAGTGATGGACATTGAAAACCTTCCGATGGCATGCGAGTACATTGATGTCATTCAGATTGGCGCTAGAAACATGCAGAACTACCCATTACTAAAGGCTGTAGGTCGACTGACGAAGCCAGTTTTACTAAAACGCGGTTTGTCTGCCACGATTGAGGAATGGCTGATGTCCGCAGAGTATATTCTGAGCGAAGGAAACCCGAATGTCATTCTTTGCGAACGCGGCATTCGGACGTTTGAAACCGCGACCCGCAACACGCTCGATTTAAATGCCGTGCCGGTGATTAAGCATCTGAGCCATCTTCCGATTGTTGTAGATCCCAGTCACGGTACGGGTGTAGCCCGCTACGTATCGACCATGAGCATGGCGGCGATAGCTGCAGGGGCGGACGGGCTGATTCTCGAGGCACACCAATGTCCGGAATCTGCACTCTCGGATGGGCAGCAAAGCATTACACCTCTGGAATTTTCACGATTGATGGAAAAAATCGAGGTGTTCGCAGTAGCTTTACAGAAGGAGGGTGTAACGATTGGATAG
- a CDS encoding DinB family protein has product MRTQPVKDEYPEYYEKYIGRLSGGDIYDILQEQRTTTIKLFRSLQDDEAGKSYAPGKWTMKEVVGHMADTERVMAYRMLVIARGDTTPLSSFEQDHYVTAAQYERLPWEQIYTDFDAVRSATLGLIGTIDEVSWLRSSTVGGNKMSARALAYIIAGHELHHVSVIQDKYL; this is encoded by the coding sequence ATGCGTACACAACCAGTGAAAGATGAGTATCCGGAGTACTACGAAAAGTACATTGGACGACTTTCGGGCGGTGACATTTATGACATCCTGCAGGAGCAGAGAACGACGACAATAAAACTCTTTCGCAGTTTGCAAGATGATGAGGCAGGAAAATCGTATGCTCCTGGCAAGTGGACAATGAAAGAAGTTGTTGGGCACATGGCTGATACCGAACGCGTGATGGCCTACCGAATGCTGGTCATCGCTCGTGGCGATACGACGCCCCTCTCGTCGTTCGAGCAAGACCATTACGTGACAGCTGCGCAGTATGAACGTCTGCCCTGGGAACAAATATACACTGATTTTGACGCTGTGCGAAGTGCGACATTAGGCCTCATAGGTACAATCGATGAGGTTTCCTGGCTGCGAAGCAGCACCGTTGGGGGCAATAAGATGTCTGCGCGGGCGCTCGCTTACATCATCGCGGGCCATGAACTGCATCACGTGTCTGTCATTCAGGATAAGTACCTCTAA
- a CDS encoding 8-oxo-dGTP diphosphatase, producing MKSLKYTMIFLRYNDKLLMLNRLKPPLMGLWTGVGGKIEPSESPLECARREVLEETGLSMQNLIADLSFLGAVTWSSEAGEGGMYLFLGELIALTDDKPWAFDEGILDWKPIAWVLDPQNQGIPAHVKHFLPSVLTGEVLLHQCEFQNNTLMGYETCSLVDNFDADAVYE from the coding sequence ATGAAATCACTGAAATACACGATGATCTTTCTGCGGTATAACGACAAGCTTTTAATGCTAAACAGGCTAAAGCCGCCTCTCATGGGACTATGGACAGGTGTTGGGGGAAAGATTGAGCCCTCTGAATCCCCACTTGAATGTGCACGACGCGAAGTTTTGGAAGAGACCGGGTTGTCGATGCAGAATCTCATCGCGGATCTTAGCTTTCTAGGTGCGGTTACGTGGTCGAGTGAAGCGGGCGAGGGAGGAATGTATCTGTTCCTCGGAGAACTGATTGCATTAACGGATGACAAACCATGGGCATTCGATGAAGGTATTCTCGATTGGAAACCGATAGCCTGGGTTCTCGACCCTCAGAACCAGGGTATCCCTGCTCACGTCAAACACTTCTTGCCATCGGTCCTAACAGGTGAGGTTCTCCTGCACCAATGTGAATTTCAAAATAACACGCTGATGGGTTACGAGACGTGTTCGCTCGTCGATAACTTTGACGCAGACGCGGTGTATGAGTAA
- a CDS encoding transposase — MRKAYKYRIYPTKEQEEKIQFTLERCRLLYNRLLDERRFAYETDKTTLNYYDQANTLNERKKYIPALKQVHSQVLQDVVKRLDKAFQAFFRRMKAGETPGYPRFKSAGRYDSFTYPQSGYSIRGNQLTLSKIGEVKMKLHRQSQGEIKTCTVMVKNGKYYASLSCEVEPNTLPESKGTVGIDLGVKHLAITSDGEFYEHPKFLRKSERTLYRKQRSVSRKKKGSVRRRKTIRELARLHEHIANQRRDHAHKVSRKLVNGYGLIVFENLNVQGMVKNHHLAKSIVDASWNQLVQHTTYKAEEAGRRVVLVDAKNTSQLCSNCGEIVPKRLSERVHRCDHCGYVQDRDVNAAQNILKRALA, encoded by the coding sequence ATGCGAAAAGCGTACAAGTACAGAATTTACCCCACGAAAGAACAAGAAGAGAAAATACAGTTCACTTTAGAACGCTGTCGCCTGCTCTACAATCGCCTGCTAGACGAGCGGCGGTTTGCCTATGAAACGGACAAGACCACACTGAATTACTACGATCAGGCAAATACGCTGAATGAGCGCAAGAAGTACATTCCAGCGTTAAAACAGGTTCACTCGCAGGTGTTGCAAGATGTGGTGAAACGACTGGACAAAGCGTTTCAAGCCTTCTTTCGTCGCATGAAGGCAGGAGAGACACCGGGCTATCCGCGTTTTAAGTCAGCAGGGCGATATGACTCTTTTACGTACCCACAGAGTGGCTATTCCATCCGTGGTAATCAATTAACACTCTCGAAGATTGGCGAAGTAAAAATGAAACTCCATCGCCAATCGCAAGGAGAAATCAAAACTTGTACTGTCATGGTGAAAAACGGGAAGTATTACGCCAGTCTGTCGTGTGAAGTGGAGCCGAATACGTTGCCAGAGTCCAAAGGAACCGTTGGGATCGATCTTGGTGTCAAGCATCTTGCCATCACGTCTGATGGGGAGTTTTACGAACATCCGAAGTTCCTGCGTAAATCTGAACGGACATTGTACAGAAAACAACGGTCAGTATCACGCAAGAAGAAGGGGTCTGTTCGTCGTCGCAAAACCATCAGAGAACTGGCGAGATTGCATGAGCATATCGCGAATCAACGCAGGGACCACGCGCACAAAGTGTCTCGAAAACTGGTCAATGGCTACGGACTCATTGTTTTTGAAAATCTGAACGTGCAAGGAATGGTGAAAAATCACCACCTTGCCAAAAGCATCGTTGATGCGTCTTGGAATCAACTTGTACAGCACACCACGTACAAAGCGGAAGAAGCTGGTCGTCGTGTCGTACTGGTCGATGCCAAAAACACAAGTCAACTCTGCTCGAATTGCGGGGAAATCGTTCCAAAAAGGCTGTCTGAGCGTGTGCACAGGTGCGACCATTGTGGCTATGTTCAGGATCGGGACGTAAACGCCGCACAAAACATCTTGAAACGTGCGTTAGCCTAG
- the tnpA gene encoding IS200/IS605 family transposase, protein MSRDVDSNHNITFDCKYHVVFCPKYRRKVLVEPIDARLKVLLSEKATDIQAEIVEMEIMPDHVHLLIKCDPQYGIHKVVKHLKGYTSKILRDEFKSLKSRLPSLWTHSYFVATVGTVQLDVIKKYIEAQKSR, encoded by the coding sequence ATGAGTAGAGATGTTGATTCAAACCACAATATCACGTTCGACTGTAAATACCATGTTGTCTTTTGTCCGAAATATCGCCGTAAAGTGCTTGTTGAACCCATTGACGCGAGGTTAAAGGTGTTGCTGTCGGAAAAGGCAACAGACATTCAGGCTGAAATTGTTGAGATGGAAATCATGCCTGACCATGTTCACCTTCTCATCAAGTGCGATCCGCAATACGGCATTCACAAAGTAGTTAAACACCTCAAGGGATATACGTCCAAAATCTTACGCGATGAATTCAAATCTCTAAAGAGTCGATTGCCTTCACTGTGGACGCATTCCTATTTTGTCGCCACAGTGGGCACGGTCCAACTGGACGTAATCAAGAAGTATATCGAAGCGCAGAAATCGAGATGA